From a region of the Alnus glutinosa chromosome 1, dhAlnGlut1.1, whole genome shotgun sequence genome:
- the LOC133874550 gene encoding DEAD-box ATP-dependent RNA helicase 58, chloroplastic isoform X1, with protein MAAQAYTETLMASLPVPATHLLSLFPTISPETTRHGARFLFQSHKPNPRTSCSISFANRALPCPISKPGLSRAIPNYSSVPIEANPKRDAATIREICEGHVPEHVIRRAEEVGYVRPTDVQLQALPVLFSGRDSILHAQTGSGKTLAYLLLIFSVINTQRSAVQAVIVVPTRELGMQVTRVARMLAGRPMELELEQKGCTVMALLDGGMLRRHKSWLKAEPPTIVVATIRSLCQMLEKQILKLESMRVLIIDEVDSMFNSSKEVSSLRKLLTSYSSLNNRQTIFASASIPQHRRFLHDCIQQKWTKSDVVHVHVNPIQPMPSCLHHRFVICGKSRRHKTLLSILHSDAPESSIIFVGEQSEKSKKAGNVPSTTLLVDFLKVSYVGCSDIHLLEEDTNFNLRAASLSEVRQGGNYLLVATNIAARGVDLPETTHIYNFDLPGTAVDYLHRAGRTGRKPFSDNKCTVTNIIMSEERFVLQRYENELMFTCEELIL; from the exons ATGGCTGCTCAGGCTTACACAGAAACTCTGATGGCTAGTCTTCCGGTTCCAGCTActcatcttctctctcttttcccaaCTATAAGCCCCGAGACAACCAGACATGGGGCTCGTTTTCTCTTCCAATCCCATAAACCTAACCCTAGAACCTCGTGCTCCATTAGCTTCGCCAACCGAGCTCTTCCCTGCCCCATTTCCAAACCCGGGCTTTCACGAGCAATTCCCAACTATTCCTCGGTACCCATCGAAGCCAATCCCAAAAGGGACGCCGCAACTATCCGAGAAATCTGCGAAGGCCACGTTCCCGAACATGTTATACGCAG GGCAGAGGAGGTTGGGTATGTTAGACCAACAGATGTACAGCTTCAAGCACTGCCCGTTCTGTTTTCGGGTCGTGATTCTATACTTCATGCGCAG ACAGGTTCTGGGAAGACACTGGCATATCTGCTTTTGATATTTTCTGTCATAAACACTCAAAGATCTGCCGTTCAGGCAGTAATAGTAGTGCCTACCCGGGAACTAGGCATGCAA GTTACAAGAGTTGCTCGGATGTTGGCTGGGAGGCCTATGGAACTTGAATTGGAGCAGAAGGGGTGTACTGTCATGGCTCTTTTAGATGGGGGAATGCTAAGAAGACACAAGAGTTGGCTAAAG GCGGAGCCCCCTACAATAGTGGTGGCAACAATAAGGAGTTTGTGCCAAATGCTTGAGAAGCAAATCTTAAAGCTCGAATCAATGAGGGTGCTGATAATTGATGAg GTTGATTCGATGTTCAATTCTTCAAAAGAAGTCAGTTCTCTTCGAAAGCTTTTGACCTCATATTCATCACTCAACAACCGTCAGACCATTTTTGCCAGTGCATCCATCCCCCAGCACAGACGATTTTTACATGACTGTATACAGCAAAAGTGGACCAAG AGTGATGTGGTTCATGTCCATGTCAATCCAATTCAGCCCATGCCATCATGCCTACATCATAGATTCGTG ATATGTGGCAAAAGCAGAAGGCATAAAACCTTGCTATCGATATTACATTCTGATGCACCTGAGTCTAGCATTATCTTTGTTGGTGAGCAG TCTGAGAAGTCAAAGAAGGCTGGGAATGTTCCATCAACAACTTTATTAGTTGATTTCTTGAAGGTTTCTTATGTGGGTTGTTCAGACATCCATCTTCTGGAAGAAGACACAAATTTCAATTTACGAGCAGCTTCTCTCTCG GAAGTGAGACAAGGAGGAAACTATCTTCTAGTAGCAACAAACATAGCGGCTAGAGGGGTTGACCTGCCAGAAACAACTCATATATACAACTTTGATCTGCCAGGAACCGCCGTGGATTATCTTCATCGAGCAGGAAGAACAGGTAGGAAACCATTTTCAGACAACAAATGTACTGTTACCAACATTATAATGTCAGAGGAGCGATTTGTTTTGCAAAGATATGAAAACGAATTAATGTTTACCTGTGAAGAACTTATTTTATAG
- the LOC133874550 gene encoding DEAD-box ATP-dependent RNA helicase 58, chloroplastic isoform X2 translates to MQVTRVARMLAGRPMELELEQKGCTVMALLDGGMLRRHKSWLKAEPPTIVVATIRSLCQMLEKQILKLESMRVLIIDEVDSMFNSSKEVSSLRKLLTSYSSLNNRQTIFASASIPQHRRFLHDCIQQKWTKSDVVHVHVNPIQPMPSCLHHRFVICGKSRRHKTLLSILHSDAPESSIIFVGEQSEKSKKAGNVPSTTLLVDFLKVSYVGCSDIHLLEEDTNFNLRAASLSEVRQGGNYLLVATNIAARGVDLPETTHIYNFDLPGTAVDYLHRAGRTGRKPFSDNKCTVTNIIMSEERFVLQRYENELMFTCEELIL, encoded by the exons ATGCAA GTTACAAGAGTTGCTCGGATGTTGGCTGGGAGGCCTATGGAACTTGAATTGGAGCAGAAGGGGTGTACTGTCATGGCTCTTTTAGATGGGGGAATGCTAAGAAGACACAAGAGTTGGCTAAAG GCGGAGCCCCCTACAATAGTGGTGGCAACAATAAGGAGTTTGTGCCAAATGCTTGAGAAGCAAATCTTAAAGCTCGAATCAATGAGGGTGCTGATAATTGATGAg GTTGATTCGATGTTCAATTCTTCAAAAGAAGTCAGTTCTCTTCGAAAGCTTTTGACCTCATATTCATCACTCAACAACCGTCAGACCATTTTTGCCAGTGCATCCATCCCCCAGCACAGACGATTTTTACATGACTGTATACAGCAAAAGTGGACCAAG AGTGATGTGGTTCATGTCCATGTCAATCCAATTCAGCCCATGCCATCATGCCTACATCATAGATTCGTG ATATGTGGCAAAAGCAGAAGGCATAAAACCTTGCTATCGATATTACATTCTGATGCACCTGAGTCTAGCATTATCTTTGTTGGTGAGCAG TCTGAGAAGTCAAAGAAGGCTGGGAATGTTCCATCAACAACTTTATTAGTTGATTTCTTGAAGGTTTCTTATGTGGGTTGTTCAGACATCCATCTTCTGGAAGAAGACACAAATTTCAATTTACGAGCAGCTTCTCTCTCG GAAGTGAGACAAGGAGGAAACTATCTTCTAGTAGCAACAAACATAGCGGCTAGAGGGGTTGACCTGCCAGAAACAACTCATATATACAACTTTGATCTGCCAGGAACCGCCGTGGATTATCTTCATCGAGCAGGAAGAACAGGTAGGAAACCATTTTCAGACAACAAATGTACTGTTACCAACATTATAATGTCAGAGGAGCGATTTGTTTTGCAAAGATATGAAAACGAATTAATGTTTACCTGTGAAGAACTTATTTTATAG